The Musa acuminata AAA Group cultivar baxijiao chromosome BXJ1-8, Cavendish_Baxijiao_AAA, whole genome shotgun sequence genomic sequence ATCACGTTCTCCGCATCCTTTCCGAGCTTCGCGTTCGATCTCGCCAGCGAAAGCGCCGTCTCGCCTCTATGCGTCTTGGCATCACACTTGGCGCCGCCGTGGATCAAGAGCTGGCATACTTCCGCGTGGCCTTCTCTCGCTGCCAGCATCAGTGGAGTGTACCCATCTCCATCGACGGCGTTCACGTCGCACCCTCTCTTGGTCAAGAGGCGCGCGGCGGCCATGTCTCCTCGCCGAGCCGAAAAGTGCAGAGCGTAGAACCCCCCGGCACTCCCTCTCTCGAGAGTGAATTCAAGCATCACCTGCTCGAAGAGATCCCGGTTCTCCTTCGACCGGGAAAGGTCGATTGCGGTCTCTCCCGCTTTGTTGCAGAGCTTCGCGTTGGCGCCGGCGAAGACCAGGACGCGGAACACGTTGACGTGGCCTTCTTTGGCTGCCGCCATGAGCGGGGAGTACCCCTCCTCGTCTTGTCCGTCGATGTCAATATCTGGTCGCGTCAATAGCACCTCCAAGGATCCGACGTCGCCACATCGGGCCGCGAACATGATCGGGGAAAAGACGGACGGATTGCTCGATCGAGGAACCGTTCCTGCCCGAATCAGGTCGACGACTACACGCTGAAAACTGATGCTCCAATGGCTGCAAGCGGCGGCCTTGGTGGCAGACACCCCAGCCACGTTCACCAGGCCAAGATCAGCGCCGGCCGTCACAAGAATCCTCAGGCAGTCATCGCGGTTGTAGCGCGCACACAGCATCAACGCCGTCTCTCCGGTGTCGGTTCTCGAGTTCAGGTCGCACCCCTTATCGATCAAGATTTGCAGGATGGAAGCCAGGCCGAGTCGGACAGTCATGTGGATCGGCCGGAACTCGGTCTTCCGGCTGGTCTTGACCGGGAGCTCGCAATCGGCGCCGCAGGCCAAGAGGGTGTCGACGGCTCGAGGATTGGCACAGAGGATGGCGTGGTGGAGGAGCGTGCGGCCACAATGCGGAGCGTTGGGAGAGTGATGCTGCAGGAGCATCCGGAGGATGGTGCCGGCGGACTCGAAGTACTCGACCGCGCACCAAGCGGCGGTGTAGGGCTCGGCGAGACCGGCGCCGACACGGAACTCCTCGCCGGTGGTGGTGTCCCATGACCATGCACCTAGTCTCACCTTGGCGTCCTTCCGCACTCCGGCCTTGAGCGGGCACCCGTACATCATCAGAGATCTATTGATCTACGAATACGTCGCATGAGTGGTGGAGTGTCAGAAGTACCTGCAACAAGCGCCGGACGACGGCGGTCTGACGGCTGACGATGGCGGCGATTAGTGCGGTGCCGTCGACATTGGTGTGGAGGGATGGTTTCAGCGAGCGCAGTAGCACACGAGATGTCGCGTTCGGATCCGCTCCGCACTGCATATGAATTGAGCATTGAGGTCAAATCACGCATCACTGGTGGATTGGAACAATTCCTTTGCTGTACGCAACAGAATTGACAAAGATCTGACCTCTTTTGCTAATCCAACGAAAAGAATCTTTTAATCAAGCAAAAAATACTAAAGCCGAGACAGTCAAAAATCCAATTTTTCTTGCTTAATCCACCTAATTAATGGTTTCTTCACATCTAAAGTCTAAACCTTCTCAAGGGTACAATCGAAAGCTGGCTGTGAGACTACACACAAATGGAATCCCCAAAAAATCCTTGCCCTCGGTTAGGGCAATGGAACTCATAAACATTACTACCGTTATCATGGAAAGACCGAATTGAACTCGACGTGCTACTAAATCATCACCGAGAATTACCTTGATGAGGGTGTCGACGACGTCGAGGAATCCCCTGGAGGCGGCCAAGACGAGCGCATGGACGGCGACGCGGGGACGCACGAGATCGGTGCCGATGAGAAACTCCGCGAGGCTCGCCCTCCCGTGCAAGCTGGCCTCCACCACAGCCTCCTCGCAGGCGGGCTGCGATGCTCCGGCCTTCAGCAACGCCTCCACCACCTCTGTCTGCCCCTCCCTCACCGCCGCCGTTAACGCGTGTCCCCGGAACAGCTTCTGGTTCACGTCGGCGCCTTTCTCCTTCACCCACAATCCACCATAATCATCAAAATTAGCTAACTATAACGAATTCTTAAGCTCTAATCATCTTAATGCAACTAAATTAATCAGTAAATCACCCAGAAAGAAACAAAAAGCACGTCCTTTTTGTTCATTAATTGCACTTATCACTCCTGATGACGAGGGATCAAGGATGGAGGATCAACCGGACGAGAGATCAACGATACGGCGCCGTACGCGCTGCGCTGGGCTGTGCTGAGAACAGATCGAAAATTCGGACTGCCGTAAATGGCGCTCGAGTACTAAAACTCCTACCTGCGCGTGTGACGAGATGGGGCGCATTGAATTGCTTGTCGATAACACACGTGAGCTTGCGCTCCTCGCGGAAATGAAAGAGGCCCCTAATCACAATTCCATTAATTCTCAGCAATTTGGGATCAAATCGAAGGGGAAATTGATCCGAGGAAGGGGTACGGAGTTGGTCGCATCATATCCGTGCAAGCactgaagagagagagagtgtgtgtgtggtgAACAGTTATGCCAGCTAAGTGGTGTGATTCCATTCCTGGCCGGGGCCGGCAGATGACGCGAATCACGGGACGACACCCTTTCTCCGATCGGACGGTTGGGATTTTGCGATCGTCCAAGGGGCATGTGTTGGACAAAGAACTTTCTTTAATTTTCGAAACTATGAGGCAAGTCAATGGCCCTCAATGGGAGAAATTTCGACCCGAATCCGATAACACATTCTGGAAGCTATAGCTACTAATCAAGAAAAGCAAACGGATAGTGAAATAATCCAAAGAGAAATGGAATTGTGCGAGAACGTATATAATAATGGATCGGGTACAGCTTTGCGGGTCACGAACCCGAACCAAAGTGCACCCATTTCTTTTGACAACTCGAGTTTATTGTAGGAAAATAATTGAGATAATAAATGCAGAAATCAGTATAATAATTTTCgaaaacaagaaagtttaagtaaataaaaataagacaTAAAGAAAATAATGAATAATAAGTAGTAAAGAATGTTTATATTAATCTGGAGGTCAATCAAAGGGCCAAAAGGTCGAAGCAGAAGAATTCAAAGTAGAGAAGAGAGGGATGAGCGAGGAGATCGAACCAGGAGCTTGCGAACGACGAGGAGATCACCGGCGTGGGCCGCGAGGAAGAGGGCGGACGCGTCAGTGCGGATCTCCTCGTACTCCACCAGGACCTCGTCGGCGGCCTCCTCCCGAAGGGACACCGTGGCCCGGCGCGCCCGCAGGCACACCGCTCCGGCGAAGTTCACATCCACCGCCGGGTCCGCGAGGGACTCCGCCACCTCCCTCGCGTCCCCGCGCTGGGCCACCTCCACCAGCCGCTGCGACGCCTCCGCGCCGTAGTCCGGCAGCGGGTGCACCTGCAGCCGCCCCGCCGCGCCCTTCAACGTCACCGCGACTCCTCCTGCCGCTCCTTCGCTGCCACGGCCCATCGAGTGTGCGAACACCGTCATCTCCTCCGCCGATCGGAGCCACGGACAAGGTATGTGCTCAAACGCCTCCCCTCGCTGCTGTTTCCGGCATCGATTTCCCCTATTTCTTCTCTCGTTGATGGGCTTCCGTGTGGGTATCGGGAAACTTGAAAGCAGCGAGCGCCAGAGGAAAGAGGAAGCGTTGTGGCCTAATATAAAGAACAGGAAGGGAGGGGTGGTGAGCGGAGTTACTTAGACCGCGGTTAAGGTTAAAGGCGGAAACAAAAAGGAGCCCAGGTTTTAATTTCTTTACCGGCAAGTGGAGGTGACCGGTGGGTCCCACCAGGGTAGGTAGAATTCGGAGTTAGGGTGTGTCATTGGAGCTGACTCGGGTCGGGACGGCTCCAGTTTTGGCTCGGCTGACGCTGTTATAAGCTCAGCCGAGAGTTAAAAGtaagcaaaaaagaaaagcaaagcaacacaacccaaaatttgaatatattaaataaaattaccACAAAGTTTTCATGCATagatagaaacccacaccatataAGCATGCGAAACATACAATGATTTAACCTTAGATTAAATAGTAGGATCGTTGAAAGGTGATGAAATTATCCAACTTTACTTTATTATCAAGTTATTTTATTGAGTCATTCTTGTATGAtcctgagtttatatttcaaatatttacatgTAGAGAATGTGAGTGCATCATAGGACTTAGTTAAAATTAGTAGTCTATGATTGATGTTATTATTAAGTTGACTTAATAATAGCAGAAATGTGAAGACCCTGAGAAAGAAAAAGTGCACCCATCTTTTTGGCAATCAACATGGAATTTATTTAGGGTTCTCCGTCACAAATCTCATCCCGCTAATCCACTAAACAATTGTCTTGTTTAAGCAAAGTACAAACAACATTAGCAGTAATCTCATCAATGTCTGTGCaaaagttataattttgaaatgAACCTTCTGTCTCTTTAAAACTTAAATTCAAAAGCTGTTCTCTGAAAGCCTAAACTTTTCAGAATTATCTTTGCCAAGGAATATAATCATCAGGACATGAGTCTCATTTCAAAATTTTGGGGAGTAAACTACACAATAGCTAATTTTTTTGGGAGgtattacggtaagtaactttttgagCCGTGACCTtcgggtcgacgcggctggttcagggctccaaatggctgGAATCAGTCGTGGCTCCCCTCGGAATCTAGAGGTGGCTGATGCAGGGGATCTGGCTGGAAAGTTCTGCGACGCCGAGTGGGCCCAGCGGtagtcgagtacctgcacacaggtcgggtcgatagctcggcccgacccctccgacgatcaagtcagtgatgcaGAGGGGAGTTGTTTTTCGTGTGATTTTTCCCCCTCCCTTTGCCTGTTGGGAGccggggggtatttataagtgggtttgatgttacctgatgtgtcaTCCTGCCGGagcagggccgtacctctgatggcgtctgtcgtcgtcgggggcgttgcgtggaaggccgagctgccgcagggtatggggggtgtcagtcagcgccttcccctgcctcggtCGGACAtgaggggtcagccgaggaggtcgtttgggtacggtgggtgtgggtTCGTGTCGCGTCGTTGTTAATGCTCGCTCTGGGGCGGTGCGCGCACAGGGTGTCCGACGTGAGGGTGTATTACGTggaatccggggtgttatgtcaaatcgattttttacccctatcaggaGGTATGTacataaaaactttcatatgccaCAAAAAATGAAACTACAAGTTAATTGAATTTTTGTCTATTAAACTGTCAATAGGAGATGAGCATTTAGAATTTACAAAGCATTCTAAGTGCCATTAAAATTATTGTAATCCCAAGTTTATGTGCCTCACTAGAGCTTACAGTTTGCACATACGTTCATTTGTAGCTTTTTCAGGCACTTGGGCATCATATGAGGTTAAATTAAGTGTTGCCTTAGAGTGTCAAACATTTTAGGCAAATCAATCAAGTTAAAAGACCAGTGCTATTAACATGATTGCCTATTTCTTAAGTAAACAGAAACCAGATATAAATATACAATGACCAAATCAATGGGGTGTCTCATGCTGCACCATCTTGTACAGTTGGAACTATGAATGCAGATAGATTAGAAATATAAATGAGAGCAGATCATCTTTAAACGtgcttcccttttcctttttttatcttttttttttctcaaagccCGAGACATTAAAAGTCCAAAGGCAGAAAGGTTCTGCTCTCATATCAAACATTGTGAGAAGGAGCTTTAATAGATGGATAAAAGCTCATAGTCACAGGAGTGGAAGTACTCCTGGGGAAAATGACTTGTCGCTTCCCTGTACCACATCAGAACCACCACCTTCTTCTCCCTCTTGTTCCAATAGCTTTCAACTCAGTCAGGCCACAAGTTCGATAGAAGATGGTATGTCATATTTATCTGACTCAACCCATCGTGAAAGATTAGCTCTCAATTCACTTCATCCATTGCTTCCAAGCAACAGTCATCAAGAAAAGTAAATTCAGTGATGGTCCATAATACTGACAGAAAAATGTTTTTTTAAAGATATCATATAGCTTAGTTGATAAAGATTTAACTTATCGATAGTTAATGATTTTTCTTATTGATAGAACGAGAAATCATTTTCTTGGAAAGAATTAAACATGTGCTGCAAATGAATTACTTGTGTCTTTTTAGGTAATTAGTCCATACCAAATGTTTCTTCACTGACTTAGTGATCTGATGATCTGTATTCACTGGAAGCTGTAGAATCTAAATGTCCAAATATGATTGTTGACTCGTAGGTGACTAGGGTTGGGTCAAATCTACAACTGGACCTGCAACCTTAATCACAGGCTTGATTGATGCACATATATGTTGATGCTAGCTGAAGTGCCTCCTAGGATCATTGACTATTGCCATATTAGTTGGGATAACATGTGTGACCATGTTCCTAGCTATAATATTTCGAAAGAAATTTGTATATTAGCTatactatatattttttaagaaggAACTTTCTATCTCTATCTCATAAAATATTATCACATAATTAAAACCAAAACAAAGAAGGGAAAAAACTCACTGTCAATCCATGAGTGTGCCTCATCATCGATGGATCAAAAACTAAAGcaacaaaacacaaaaaaaaaaaaaagtaaatggtCTGCTCCAATCCCACATACCATGCAAATAATAATGTGTCGAAAATAGGGGTGGGAGAAGTATGTGTAAAGCCTGTCATGGTAGATCAAAAACACATCAAGCAGCTTGATCATCCGTGTGTTTGTGTTCGCCTTTACATCCATGGACATCTCAAGTACTGAACTTATAgagtaattttatttatttatttttagaaaaaaataattttattgccGAAGACAAAAGGAAGTGTAGGGATGGTTCAAACTCTCGACCATATAAACAGAAGAAAACTAGCTGATTGGGTGTAGTTAATAATAGATTGTTTCAGCTCACTGTCTCAAGATTTGTGATCAAGAATTAAAAGCCATCACTCATAGATTACATGAGTTATATTAGCTGCATGACACCATAGTTTAACTCTAttgcaagtgttgaattgtcctCTGTTGAAAGATGCTTGCAGCGTCCAAACTTACTGGATCCAAATCTACAGTTACCCTATGGCATAGGTTAGAACCTGTAGAGTTCTGGTTGGGCAGAGACAAATTGAATAGTCTCATCACTTCAAAAAAAATGTATATTCTTAATTAGGTCAATTTT encodes the following:
- the LOC135587807 gene encoding uncharacterized protein LOC135587807 isoform X2, yielding MNKKDVLFVSFWEKGADVNQKLFRGHALTAAVREGQTEVVEALLKAGASQPACEEAVVEASLHGRASLAEFLIGTDLVRPRVAVHALVLAASRGFLDVVDTLIKCGADPNATSRVLLRSLKPSLHTNVDGTALIAAIVSRQTAVVRRLLQAGVRKDAKVRLGAWSWDTTTGEEFRVGAGLAEPYTAAWCAVEYFESAGTILRMLLQHHSPNAPHCGRTLLHHAILCANPRAVDTLLACGADCELPVKTSRKTEFRPIHMTVRLGLASILQILIDKGCDLNSRTDTGETALMLCARYNRDDCLRILVTAGADLGLVNVAGVSATKAAACSHWSISFQRVVVDLIRAGTVPRSSNPSVFSPIMFAARCGDVGSLEVLLTRPDIDIDGQDEEGYSPLMAAAKEGHVNVFRVLVFAGANAKLCNKAGETAIDLSRSKENRDLFEQVMLEFTLERGSAGGFYALHFSARRGDMAAARLLTKRGCDVNAVDGDGYTPLMLAAREGHAEVCQLLIHGGAKCDAKTHRGETALSLARSNAKLGKDAENVILDELAMALVLRGGHVKKHTKCGRGSPHGKVLRMAAEAGVLQWGKASRRNVVCREAEVGGSSAFQRNRKGKGDRREAGLFRVVTAGKREVHFVCGGGEEAAQLWVRGIRLVTRAASGNGSSYSTAAL
- the LOC135587807 gene encoding uncharacterized protein LOC135587807 isoform X1 — translated: MTVFAHSMGRGSEGAAGGVAVTLKGAAGRLQVHPLPDYGAEASQRLVEVAQRGDAREVAESLADPAVDVNFAGAVCLRARRATVSLREEAADEVLVEYEEIRTDASALFLAAHAGDLLVVRKLLEKGADVNQKLFRGHALTAAVREGQTEVVEALLKAGASQPACEEAVVEASLHGRASLAEFLIGTDLVRPRVAVHALVLAASRGFLDVVDTLIKCGADPNATSRVLLRSLKPSLHTNVDGTALIAAIVSRQTAVVRRLLQAGVRKDAKVRLGAWSWDTTTGEEFRVGAGLAEPYTAAWCAVEYFESAGTILRMLLQHHSPNAPHCGRTLLHHAILCANPRAVDTLLACGADCELPVKTSRKTEFRPIHMTVRLGLASILQILIDKGCDLNSRTDTGETALMLCARYNRDDCLRILVTAGADLGLVNVAGVSATKAAACSHWSISFQRVVVDLIRAGTVPRSSNPSVFSPIMFAARCGDVGSLEVLLTRPDIDIDGQDEEGYSPLMAAAKEGHVNVFRVLVFAGANAKLCNKAGETAIDLSRSKENRDLFEQVMLEFTLERGSAGGFYALHFSARRGDMAAARLLTKRGCDVNAVDGDGYTPLMLAAREGHAEVCQLLIHGGAKCDAKTHRGETALSLARSNAKLGKDAENVILDELAMALVLRGGHVKKHTKCGRGSPHGKVLRMAAEAGVLQWGKASRRNVVCREAEVGGSSAFQRNRKGKGDRREAGLFRVVTAGKREVHFVCGGGEEAAQLWVRGIRLVTRAASGNGSSYSTAAL
- the LOC135587807 gene encoding uncharacterized protein LOC135587807 isoform X3; its protein translation is MRPISSHAQEKGADVNQKLFRGHALTAAVREGQTEVVEALLKAGASQPACEEAVVEASLHGRASLAEFLIGTDLVRPRVAVHALVLAASRGFLDVVDTLIKCGADPNATSRVLLRSLKPSLHTNVDGTALIAAIVSRQTAVVRRLLQAGVRKDAKVRLGAWSWDTTTGEEFRVGAGLAEPYTAAWCAVEYFESAGTILRMLLQHHSPNAPHCGRTLLHHAILCANPRAVDTLLACGADCELPVKTSRKTEFRPIHMTVRLGLASILQILIDKGCDLNSRTDTGETALMLCARYNRDDCLRILVTAGADLGLVNVAGVSATKAAACSHWSISFQRVVVDLIRAGTVPRSSNPSVFSPIMFAARCGDVGSLEVLLTRPDIDIDGQDEEGYSPLMAAAKEGHVNVFRVLVFAGANAKLCNKAGETAIDLSRSKENRDLFEQVMLEFTLERGSAGGFYALHFSARRGDMAAARLLTKRGCDVNAVDGDGYTPLMLAAREGHAEVCQLLIHGGAKCDAKTHRGETALSLARSNAKLGKDAENVILDELAMALVLRGGHVKKHTKCGRGSPHGKVLRMAAEAGVLQWGKASRRNVVCREAEVGGSSAFQRNRKGKGDRREAGLFRVVTAGKREVHFVCGGGEEAAQLWVRGIRLVTRAASGNGSSYSTAAL